In Erpetoichthys calabaricus chromosome 2, fErpCal1.3, whole genome shotgun sequence, a genomic segment contains:
- the LOC114644602 gene encoding homeobox protein vent1-like, translating to MVKSFSVEWLSQSDYKPSVELGKTSEHGSHSHMDRKPHVACVVQPSAPTSYYKDSVQPKAKKANTKNFESVEFEGQDAAAARLSTPSPSLSDISADSSGYESEAVSPKCTPNEKEDIEGNGDQRRLRTKFTSEQIYKLEKAFTKQKYLGASERLKLAAKLQLSETQVKTWFQNRRMKLKREVQDLQPEYFRPPFTPHIMYPYFNPLQHLNYAAGQRMTLSPYTPENVTANPMYGPLIHPAVSLSPVMLQQPLLHPGQGPAVPYC from the exons ATGGTCAAAAGCTTTTCAGTGGAGTGGCTTTCTCAAAGTGACTACAAACCATCAGTGGAACTGGGAAAAACCTCTGAACACGGAAGCCACAGCCATATGGATCGTAAACCTCACGTCGCCTGTGTGGTCCAGCCGAGCGCTCCTACGTCCTATTACAAAGACTCAGTGCAGCCGAAAGCCAAGAAAGCGAATACCAAGAATTTTGAGAGCGTGGAATTCGAAGGGCAGGACGCGGCAGCAGCACGTTTGTCTACACCGTCTCCTTCAC tttcggACATTAGTGCCGATTCGTCAGGTTATGAAAGTGAAGCTGTCTCGCCCAAATGTACACCAAATGAAAAAGAGGACATTGAGGGAAATGGCGACCAAAGGAGGCTACGAACAAAGTTCACTTCGGAGCAGATTTACAAACTGGAGAAAGCCTTTACTAAGCAAAAGTACCTGGGAGCCTCGGAGCGGCTAAAGCTTGCCGCGAAACTGCAGCTATCTGAAACTCAG GTAAAGACATGGTTTCAAAACCGCCGGATGAAATTAAAACGCGAAGTGCAAGACCTACAGCCAGAATACTTCAGACCACCGTTTACCCCGCACATCATGTACCCGTACTTCAACCCTCTACAACACTTGAATTATGCAGCTGGACAGCGGATGACTCTTTCTCCTTACACACCAGAAAATGTGACCGCAAATCCGATGTACGGCCCACTCATCCACCCTGCAGTCTCCCTCAGTCCAGTGATGCTTCAGCAGCCCCTGCTTCACCCGGGGCAAGGACCTGCCGTGCCGTACTGCTGA
- the LOC114645575 gene encoding homeobox protein vent1-like: MSKSYTVEWLSQSHTVASLSEKSDLDKEQGTGIYFKPHIPCMVQPRPPTSFCKASVQLKSNLNSKHLLQDTDDKRINWPVGSPAEESMTRSSSVDSKADSSDCESESAQSDYQSPYNEDIKEDGCTQRKLRTKFTYEQIHKLEKTFSSHKYLGASERIKIAAKLNLSETQIKTWFQNRRMKLKREAQDNCPDYFYRSPVAHQIVYPAVASMQHFSFPQQHIFHPSYPAVEHPSTLHFHPWFPQHLSLPPMTAVQSKLGLHMTSPYF; the protein is encoded by the exons ATGTCAAAATCCTATACAGTTGAATGGCTCTCCCAGAGCCACACCGTGGCATCCTTAAGTGAGAAATCGGACCTCGACAAAGAGCAAGGAACGGGAATTTACTTCAAGCCGCACATTCCTTGTATGGTTCAACCTCGACCGCCCACGTCATTTTGCAAGGCTTCTGTGCAGCTAAAGTCGAATCTTAATTCCAAACATTTACTTCAAGATACTGACGATAAACGAATTAACTGGCCAGTGGGATCACCTGCCGAGGAGAGTATGACTCGCTCTTCTTCCGTGg ACAGTAAAGCTGATTCATCTGACTGTGAAAGCGAGTCTGCACAGTCGGACTACCAGTCCCCTTACAATGAAGACATTAAAGAAGACGGCTGCACTCAACGCAAGCTGAGGACCAAATTTACATATGAACAGATACATAAGCTGGAAAAGACCTTCAGCAGTCACAAATACTTAGGTGCATCGGAAAGAATAAAAATCGCTGCAAAGCTGAATTTGTCTGAAACTCAG aTAAAAACTTGGTTCCAAAACCGAAGAATGAAATTAAAGCGTGAAGCACAAGACAACTGTCCAGATTATTTCTATCGCAGTCCTGTAGCACATCAAATTGTTTACCCTGCAGTAGCCTCCATGCAGCACTTCAGCTTTCCCCAGCAGCACATCTTTCACCCCTCATACCCAGCAGTGGAACACCCAAGCACGCTACATTTTCACCCGTGGTTTCCTCAACACCTTTCATTGCCGCCAATGACGGCCGTACAGTCTAAACTTGGTCTTCACATGACTTCACCCTACTTTTAG